One window from the genome of Natronomonas pharaonis DSM 2160 encodes:
- a CDS encoding sigma factor-like helix-turn-helix DNA-binding protein, giving the protein MRVTQLSLTDFDSDGCDDGLTELTEAEREAYVAVEQDGVGVREFARETERRPGTVGNLLRRARMRLGEDDADQEVTETW; this is encoded by the coding sequence ATACGCGTGACGCAGTTGTCGCTGACCGACTTCGACAGCGACGGCTGTGACGACGGCCTCACCGAGCTGACCGAGGCCGAACGCGAAGCCTACGTCGCGGTCGAACAGGACGGCGTCGGCGTTCGGGAGTTCGCCCGAGAGACTGAGCGCCGGCCCGGCACCGTTGGTAACCTCCTACGCCGCGCCCGGATGCGGCTGGGGGAAGACGACGCTGACCAGGAGGTGACCGAGACGTGGTGA
- a CDS encoding double zinc ribbon domain-containing protein: MSKITFRADEDLIRQLETFDASKSEVMREALREYLDDAGGDTGGRPPTDNGGSIDDSLDDLIAERVDAILDERLGGHLGASYTPREPQDVNVNISLSGDSAEMSHGTDESRKTPAEDTAGASDTDAESCKQCGEDLSPSDVYCPNCGEKASHRVFCECGDELRSDWGFCPSCGRRTPAADVLKDS, from the coding sequence ATGAGCAAGATAACCTTCCGGGCGGACGAAGACCTCATCCGTCAACTGGAGACGTTCGACGCCTCCAAGAGTGAGGTCATGCGGGAGGCGCTCCGGGAGTATCTTGACGACGCTGGAGGAGACACCGGCGGCCGGCCGCCGACCGACAATGGAGGGTCGATAGACGACTCGCTTGACGACCTCATCGCCGAGCGGGTCGACGCCATCCTCGACGAACGGCTGGGCGGGCACCTCGGCGCGTCATACACACCGCGCGAGCCGCAGGACGTCAACGTAAACATCTCGCTGTCTGGCGATTCAGCTGAGATGTCACACGGAACAGACGAGAGCCGTAAGACGCCAGCCGAGGATACCGCCGGCGCGTCTGACACCGACGCCGAATCGTGTAAACAGTGCGGGGAAGACCTGTCGCCCTCTGATGTTTACTGCCCGAACTGTGGCGAAAAGGCTTCCCACCGCGTCTTCTGTGAGTGTGGCGACGAGCTCCGTTCCGACTGGGGGTTCTGTCCGAGCTGCGGCCGCCGAACCCCCGCGGCAGACGTTCTCAAGGATTCGTAA
- a CDS encoding ribbon-helix-helix domain-containing protein produces MERVTLRIPKQQIEEVERMVDTGQFPNRSEAIRSAVREMINEQETESQEQNRPWAKV; encoded by the coding sequence ATGGAGCGTGTGACACTACGAATCCCGAAGCAGCAGATCGAGGAGGTCGAGCGCATGGTCGATACGGGGCAGTTCCCGAACCGGAGCGAGGCGATTCGCTCTGCCGTGCGTGAGATGATAAATGAACAAGAGACAGAATCCCAGGAGCAGAACCGGCCCTGGGCGAAGGTGTAG